A single genomic interval of Pyrus communis chromosome 7, drPyrComm1.1, whole genome shotgun sequence harbors:
- the LOC137740293 gene encoding uncharacterized protein isoform X2 — protein sequence MTDNNQNDSLMSVGSSFGKLPDHLLIEIFIRVSVSEWAQISCVKKQWANLFRGEFLWQAAIAMTFPLASQAKRWPGPIPRGLNKRRFEALYVSKHIFALDGEIDEIVGHSYLFLKEQLERSTMPPSSSILHGTLIDQFIACGKSRDMAHDLASQIWLAVLDNLEENEQTFQLLKRLAQEADVFLLYPYSRSITVQWRVFEKLFTDFRDCFNHVDYYDVLACAKNKFQPIPSTWLGY from the exons ATGACAGATAACAATCAAAATGACAGTTTAATGTCAGTTGGTAGTTCGTTCGGAAAGCTTCCTGATCATTTGCTAATAGAAATTTTCATCCGAGTTTCTGTCTCAGAGTGGGCACAAATCTCCTGTGTTAAAAAACAATGGGCCAATTTGTTTCGCGGAGAATTCTTGTGGCAAGCTGCTATTGCTATGACATTTCCTTTGGCTAGCCAAGCTAAAAGGTGGCCGGGACCTATCCCTCGAGGATTGAACAAGAG GAGATTTGAAGCTTTATATGTCAGTAAACATATCTTTGCTCTAGATGGTGAGATTGATGAGATCGTGGGCCATAGTTATTTGTTTCTAAAAGAGCAGCTTGAGCGTTCAACCATGCCACCCTCTTCCAGTATACTGCACGGAACCCTCATAG ATCAGTTTATTGCTTGTGGGAAATCGAGAGACATGGCTCATGATCTTGCTTCCCAGATCTGGCTGGCTGTTCTTGACAATTTAGAGGAAAACGAGCAAACTTTTCAATTACTGAAACGTCTTGCGCAAGAAGCCGAT GTTTTTCTTCTGTACCCGTACTCAAGATCAATCACAGTCCAATGGAGGGTGTTTGAAAAACTCTTCACAGATTTTCGCGACTGCTTCAATCATGTAGATTACTATGATGTGTTGGCTTGTGCGAAGAACAAGTTTCAGCCAATACCATCGACTTGGTTAGGTTACTGA
- the LOC137740293 gene encoding uncharacterized protein isoform X1 has protein sequence MTDNNQNDSLMSVGSSFGKLPDHLLIEIFIRVSVSEWAQISCVKKQWANLFRGEFLWQAAIAMTFPLASQAKRWPGPIPRGLNKRRFEALYVSKHIFALDGEIDEIVGHSYLFLKEQLERSTMPPSSSILHGTLIADQFIACGKSRDMAHDLASQIWLAVLDNLEENEQTFQLLKRLAQEADVFLLYPYSRSITVQWRVFEKLFTDFRDCFNHVDYYDVLACAKNKFQPIPSTWLGY, from the exons ATGACAGATAACAATCAAAATGACAGTTTAATGTCAGTTGGTAGTTCGTTCGGAAAGCTTCCTGATCATTTGCTAATAGAAATTTTCATCCGAGTTTCTGTCTCAGAGTGGGCACAAATCTCCTGTGTTAAAAAACAATGGGCCAATTTGTTTCGCGGAGAATTCTTGTGGCAAGCTGCTATTGCTATGACATTTCCTTTGGCTAGCCAAGCTAAAAGGTGGCCGGGACCTATCCCTCGAGGATTGAACAAGAG GAGATTTGAAGCTTTATATGTCAGTAAACATATCTTTGCTCTAGATGGTGAGATTGATGAGATCGTGGGCCATAGTTATTTGTTTCTAAAAGAGCAGCTTGAGCGTTCAACCATGCCACCCTCTTCCAGTATACTGCACGGAACCCTCATAG CAGATCAGTTTATTGCTTGTGGGAAATCGAGAGACATGGCTCATGATCTTGCTTCCCAGATCTGGCTGGCTGTTCTTGACAATTTAGAGGAAAACGAGCAAACTTTTCAATTACTGAAACGTCTTGCGCAAGAAGCCGAT GTTTTTCTTCTGTACCCGTACTCAAGATCAATCACAGTCCAATGGAGGGTGTTTGAAAAACTCTTCACAGATTTTCGCGACTGCTTCAATCATGTAGATTACTATGATGTGTTGGCTTGTGCGAAGAACAAGTTTCAGCCAATACCATCGACTTGGTTAGGTTACTGA